The genomic region CGTCGTGCTGGCCGGTGGTGATCAGGATCGGCATCTTGAACCCGGCCATTTCCTCGAGGCGGTTCCAGTCCTTGAGGTTGCCGATATAGAGGAACTCGTTGGGGCCTTGCATGGTTTCGTAGGGGCCCATGTTCCAGTCGTCCAGGGAGCGCTTGAGCGGCTCCGGCCATTGGTCGAGGCGGCACACGTGACGATAGTTGAGCAAGGTGATGGCAGCCTGGTATTGCGGGTGATCGAGGGTGCCCATGGCTTCGTGGCGTTGCATCATGGCCACGGTTTCGCTGCCCAGGGCGCCGCGCAGGCGTTCAAGTTCCTGGGACAAATGCGGGATGTCGCCGACAGTGTTTTCCAGGATCAGGCTTTTCAGGGCATCGGGGTAATGGATGGCATATTCGATACCCAGCCAACCGCCCCAGGAGTGCCCGAGCAAATGCACGCGGCCCAGACCCAGCGCTTGGCGCACGGTCTCGACTTCTTCGACATAACGGCGGATTTCCCACAGGGCGGCATCGGTCGGTCTGGCTGATGCGCCTGTGCCAAGCTGGTCGAATGCAACCACTCGCAGGTTATGCACTTTGAGCCAGCCATGGG from Pseudomonas synxantha harbors:
- a CDS encoding proline iminopeptidase-family hydrolase — protein: MWREIAPDQQYNVQVDGHNLVVYSFGEGDEVLLCLNGGPGLPCDYLRDAHGWLKVHNLRVVAFDQLGTGASARPTDAALWEIRRYVEEVETVRQALGLGRVHLLGHSWGGWLGIEYAIHYPDALKSLILENTVGDIPHLSQELERLRGALGSETVAMMQRHEAMGTLDHPQYQAAITLLNYRHVCRLDQWPEPLKRSLDDWNMGPYETMQGPNEFLYIGNLKDWNRLEEMAGFKMPILITTGQHDELTPACAMRMKLAARHAQLHVFPNSSHMPFYEEPQAYFPVLLDFLARHRG